A genomic stretch from Mycobacterium cookii includes:
- a CDS encoding ABC1 kinase family protein, with translation MSTNNHREVARLDRVPLPVEAARIGVTGWQLTRTAARVLTKLPGKGPLQQKVIKQLPQTFADLGPTYVKFGQIIASSPGAFGEQLSREFRSLLDRVPPANKDQVHKLFAEELGADPSELFASFDEEPFASASIAQVHYATLKTGEDVVVKIQRPGIRRRVAADLQILKRFAQAVEMAKLGRRLSAQNVVADFADNLAEELNFRLEAQSMDAWVSHLHASPLGKNIRVPQVHWNFTSERVLTMERVQGIRIDNVAEIRKAGFDGTELVKALLFSLFEGGLRHGLFHGDLHAGNLYVDDKGRIVFFDFGIMGRIDPRTRWLLRELVYALLVKKDHATAGKVVVMMGAVGKMRPEAEAAKDLEKFATPLTMQTLGDLSYADIGKQLSALADAYDVKLPRELVLIGKQFLYVERYMKLLAPRWQIMSDPQLTGYFANFMVEVSREHQSDIEV, from the coding sequence ATGAGTACCAACAACCACCGCGAGGTTGCCAGGCTTGACCGGGTGCCGTTGCCGGTCGAGGCGGCGCGCATCGGCGTGACGGGTTGGCAGCTCACTCGCACTGCAGCCCGCGTCCTGACCAAGCTGCCCGGCAAGGGGCCACTTCAGCAGAAGGTCATCAAGCAGCTCCCGCAGACCTTCGCCGACCTGGGCCCGACCTACGTCAAGTTCGGCCAGATCATCGCCTCGAGCCCGGGCGCCTTCGGCGAACAGCTGTCCCGCGAATTCCGCAGCCTGCTCGACCGGGTTCCACCCGCGAACAAAGACCAGGTGCACAAGCTGTTCGCCGAGGAACTCGGCGCCGACCCGTCGGAGTTGTTCGCCAGCTTCGACGAGGAGCCGTTCGCGTCGGCATCCATCGCCCAGGTGCACTACGCCACCCTCAAGACCGGCGAGGACGTCGTCGTCAAGATCCAGCGGCCGGGTATCCGCCGCCGGGTGGCCGCCGACCTGCAGATCCTCAAGCGGTTCGCGCAGGCCGTCGAGATGGCCAAGCTGGGCCGCCGGCTGTCCGCGCAGAACGTCGTCGCCGACTTCGCCGACAATCTGGCCGAGGAGCTGAACTTCCGCCTCGAGGCGCAGTCGATGGACGCCTGGGTCTCGCACCTGCACGCGTCGCCGCTGGGCAAGAACATCCGGGTGCCCCAGGTGCACTGGAACTTCACCAGCGAGCGGGTGCTGACCATGGAACGGGTGCAAGGCATCCGCATCGACAACGTCGCCGAGATCCGCAAGGCCGGGTTCGACGGCACCGAGCTGGTCAAAGCCCTGCTGTTCAGCTTGTTCGAGGGCGGCCTGCGGCACGGCCTGTTCCACGGTGACCTGCACGCCGGCAACCTCTACGTCGACGACAAGGGCCGCATCGTGTTCTTCGACTTCGGCATCATGGGCCGCATCGACCCGCGTACCCGCTGGCTGCTGCGCGAGCTGGTGTATGCGCTGCTGGTCAAGAAGGACCACGCGACCGCAGGCAAGGTCGTCGTGATGATGGGCGCCGTCGGCAAGATGCGGCCGGAGGCCGAGGCCGCCAAGGACCTGGAGAAGTTCGCCACCCCGCTGACCATGCAGACGCTCGGCGACCTGTCATACGCCGACATCGGCAAGCAGCTCTCGGCGCTGGCCGACGCCTACGACGTCAAGCTGCCCCGCGAGCTGGTGCTGATCGGCAAGCAGTTCCTGTATGTGGAGCGCTACATGAAGTTGCTGGCTCCGCGGTGGCAGATAATGTCCGACCCGCAGCTGACCGGATATTTCGCCAACTTCATGGTCGAGGTCAGCCGCGAACACCAGTCGGATATCGAGGTCTGA
- a CDS encoding alpha/beta fold hydrolase produces the protein MLTRRGLARHGDIELYYEDLGDPNDPPVLLIMGLGAQLPMWPDGFCARLVDAGFRVIRFDHRDTGLSAKLHGQRAQGSVYRRVARYAVGRRSPVPYTLVDMTADVIALLDHLEIHRAHVVGASMGGMIAQILAATEPDRVASLAVVMSGTGRAFSRLPAWRVIRLAFTAPGDDASDEEKLAFEVRNVAIFNGPNFLPPEAELRSRIERLAERCSYPPGMLRQFDAVLGTGSLLEFSKAITAPTVVLHGSHDPMLRLRNGRAVAAAIPDARFVVVDGMGHDLPQPVWRPILETLTENFARVGLR, from the coding sequence GTGCTGACTCGTAGGGGTCTGGCGCGGCACGGCGACATCGAGCTCTATTACGAAGACCTCGGCGACCCGAATGACCCGCCGGTGCTGCTGATCATGGGCCTGGGCGCCCAGCTGCCGATGTGGCCGGACGGCTTCTGCGCACGGCTCGTCGACGCGGGCTTCCGGGTGATCCGGTTCGACCACCGCGACACCGGGCTGTCGGCCAAGCTGCACGGCCAGCGCGCGCAGGGGTCGGTCTATCGGCGGGTCGCGCGGTACGCCGTGGGCCGGCGCAGCCCGGTGCCCTACACGCTGGTCGACATGACGGCCGACGTCATCGCCCTGCTCGATCACCTCGAGATCCATCGGGCCCACGTCGTCGGCGCCTCGATGGGCGGGATGATCGCGCAGATCCTGGCCGCCACCGAGCCGGACCGGGTCGCCTCGCTGGCGGTGGTGATGTCAGGCACCGGCCGGGCGTTCTCCCGCCTTCCCGCCTGGCGGGTGATCCGGCTGGCATTCACCGCGCCCGGCGATGACGCGTCCGACGAGGAGAAGCTGGCCTTCGAGGTCCGCAACGTCGCGATCTTCAACGGCCCGAACTTCTTGCCACCGGAAGCAGAGCTGCGCAGCCGCATCGAGCGGCTCGCCGAGCGTTGCAGCTATCCCCCGGGCATGCTGCGCCAATTCGACGCGGTGCTGGGCACCGGCAGCCTGCTGGAGTTCAGCAAGGCAATCACCGCGCCGACCGTCGTGCTGCACGGCTCACACGATCCGATGCTGCGGCTCCGCAACGGCCGGGCGGTCGCCGCGGCCATCCCGGATGCCCGCTTCGTCGTGGTCGACGGTATGGGCCACGACCTCCCCCAACCGGTGTGGCGGCCGATCCTGGAGACGTTGACCGAGAACTTTGCCAGGGTCGGCCTTCGGTGA
- a CDS encoding glycoside hydrolase family 38 N-terminal domain-containing protein: MQVISAESTELFSGPPDAPLQLVRVTVDGVTESMPVRVEGDGLSGSAVIAAGENVIEVPVNVQAPVIGQRRTAQASLRDSVTSFVFTVAEPGWTMFMVNHFHYDPVWWNTQGAYTSVWTESPPGRCRQTHAFDLIGMHLEKARNEPEYKFVLAEVDYLKPYWDTHPENRADLRRLIAEGRVEVMGGTYNEPSTNLISPETTIRTLVHGFGFQRDVLGAHPATAWQLDVFGHDPQFPGMAADAGLTSSAWARGPHHQWGPVHNECGVDGMQFSSEFEWVAPSGRGLLTHYMPAHYAAGWWMDDSPSLADAEDAVYRLFADLKKVALTRNVLLPVGTDYTPPNRWITSIHRDWASRYTWPRFVCALPREFFAAVRSELDGRGLTPSPQTRDMNPIYTGCHVSYIDTKLANRAAEHTLLAAEKFAVFAAQAAGVDYPSAALARAWVQLVYGAHHDAITGSESDQVYLDLLTGWRDAWELGRGARDNSLAVLSRAVDAGESMVVWNPLTHNRTDMVTVHLDTPVEVGVCVVDADGAALPTVVEDDGHTLTWLARDVPSLGWRAYQLGRGSAPFSWKPLAGNEIANEHYRLTVDPSRGGAVSSLIHHGRQLIAGGRVGNELAAYQEYAAHPREGEGPWHLVPNGMVVSSSDTEARVSAEYSPVGHRMVVRGRLGNMLRYTQTLTLWYGIDRVDCRTTIDDFDDADQLLRLRWPCPVPGAMPVSEVGDAVIGRGFALLGNGSESVDSAVYPWTLDNPAYGWFGLSSALRVRNGDGVRAVSVAEVVVPAETESGSLARDLMVALARAGVTATCSGADRPRYGYLGVDSNLPDARIVVGGPSQNAFTKTVLARAHRDYAAEVDRQLARSGRAAVWVPAAVSLTEGWVPGADLRDPAALPVLVIASADDAELGAAVASVVADLADAEITIDQKVPSGMRHGESRTVALLNRGTPSFAVDSDGTLHTALMRSCTGWPSRAWIDDPRRTAPDGTSFQLQHWTHSFDYALVAGDGDWREAAIPARSAEFSEPLLAVKRSGGSGTLPVAGSLLEVDGAQLTALKPAGNPLVRSSARPVDPAAVALRLVETRGRTVDVEVRSALGSLSTLRAADLLESPLPGRPARRNATLDGYQISTELARLEIPRLIDCTTTALAPDAENCQPLYARYWLHNRGPAPLGGLPVVAYLHPHRVAASGEELALRLTIASDSVDAELNGVVTLVCPPDWSAESVRFALPPGGHRKCPVAVRIPKHVEPGVYPVRAQLRVSGDHLPPSWHQVVEDVCLVTVGDVDERALVYLVDEPADVEVAAGDSAKLTVTVGSAACGELALEAHLVSPWGTWEWIGPATRGAVLSAGGTAELTFDVAPPPWIKPGRWWALVRIGCAGNLVYSHAVNVTVR, encoded by the coding sequence ATGCAGGTCATTTCGGCGGAGTCGACGGAGCTTTTCTCGGGCCCACCGGACGCGCCGCTGCAGCTGGTGCGGGTGACGGTCGACGGTGTCACCGAGTCTATGCCGGTGCGCGTCGAGGGCGACGGGCTGAGCGGATCGGCGGTGATCGCGGCCGGCGAGAACGTCATCGAGGTGCCGGTGAACGTGCAGGCGCCGGTGATCGGACAACGCCGCACTGCGCAGGCGAGTCTAAGAGATTCCGTCACGTCGTTCGTGTTCACCGTCGCCGAACCCGGCTGGACGATGTTCATGGTCAACCACTTTCACTACGATCCGGTGTGGTGGAACACCCAGGGTGCCTACACCAGCGTCTGGACCGAGAGCCCGCCCGGCCGGTGCCGGCAGACGCACGCCTTCGACCTCATCGGGATGCACCTCGAAAAAGCCCGCAATGAACCGGAATACAAGTTCGTGCTGGCCGAGGTCGACTACCTCAAGCCGTACTGGGACACCCATCCCGAGAACCGGGCCGATCTGCGGCGTTTGATCGCCGAAGGCCGCGTCGAGGTGATGGGCGGCACCTACAACGAACCCAGCACCAACCTGATCAGCCCCGAGACCACGATCCGAACGTTGGTGCATGGCTTCGGTTTTCAGCGCGACGTGCTGGGCGCCCACCCGGCGACGGCGTGGCAGCTCGACGTGTTCGGGCACGACCCGCAGTTTCCCGGCATGGCGGCCGACGCCGGGTTGACGTCGAGCGCATGGGCGCGCGGGCCGCACCACCAATGGGGTCCGGTGCACAACGAATGCGGCGTCGACGGCATGCAGTTCTCCAGCGAGTTCGAATGGGTCGCGCCGTCTGGCCGCGGCTTGCTCACCCACTACATGCCGGCGCATTACGCGGCGGGCTGGTGGATGGACGACTCGCCGTCGCTGGCCGACGCGGAGGACGCCGTCTACCGATTGTTCGCCGATTTGAAGAAAGTCGCGCTGACCCGCAACGTGCTGTTGCCGGTCGGCACCGACTACACGCCACCGAACCGGTGGATCACCTCGATCCACCGTGACTGGGCGTCGCGCTACACCTGGCCGCGCTTCGTCTGCGCGTTGCCGCGGGAGTTCTTCGCTGCCGTGCGTTCCGAATTGGACGGCCGCGGGCTGACGCCGTCGCCGCAGACCCGTGACATGAATCCGATCTACACCGGTTGCCACGTGTCCTATATCGACACCAAGCTGGCCAACCGGGCGGCCGAGCACACGCTGTTGGCCGCGGAGAAGTTCGCGGTGTTCGCCGCCCAGGCCGCCGGCGTCGACTATCCGTCGGCGGCGCTGGCCAGGGCGTGGGTTCAGCTGGTCTACGGCGCCCACCACGACGCGATCACCGGCTCGGAGTCCGACCAGGTCTACCTGGACCTGCTGACGGGTTGGCGCGATGCGTGGGAACTGGGCCGAGGTGCGCGGGACAACTCGCTTGCCGTGTTGTCCCGCGCAGTCGATGCGGGTGAGTCGATGGTGGTGTGGAACCCTTTGACGCACAATCGGACTGACATGGTGACGGTGCACCTCGACACGCCTGTCGAGGTCGGTGTGTGCGTCGTCGATGCTGACGGCGCCGCGCTGCCGACGGTCGTCGAGGACGACGGACACACGCTGACCTGGCTGGCCCGCGACGTGCCGTCGTTGGGCTGGCGGGCCTACCAGCTGGGTCGGGGCAGCGCGCCCTTCAGCTGGAAGCCGTTGGCGGGCAACGAGATCGCCAACGAGCACTACCGGCTCACCGTCGACCCGTCGCGGGGCGGCGCAGTGTCGTCGCTGATTCACCATGGGCGACAGCTGATCGCAGGCGGCCGGGTCGGCAACGAGCTGGCCGCCTACCAGGAATACGCGGCCCACCCACGCGAGGGCGAAGGCCCGTGGCATCTGGTGCCTAACGGGATGGTGGTCAGCTCTTCGGACACCGAGGCCCGGGTCAGCGCCGAGTACAGCCCGGTCGGACACCGGATGGTCGTGCGCGGTCGCCTCGGGAACATGTTGCGCTACACCCAAACCCTGACGCTGTGGTACGGCATCGACCGGGTGGACTGTCGCACCACGATCGACGACTTCGACGACGCCGACCAGTTACTCCGGCTGCGCTGGCCGTGTCCGGTGCCGGGCGCGATGCCGGTCAGCGAAGTCGGCGATGCGGTCATCGGCCGCGGTTTCGCGTTGCTGGGCAACGGTTCTGAATCGGTCGACTCCGCGGTGTACCCGTGGACGCTGGACAACCCGGCCTACGGCTGGTTCGGGCTGTCGTCGGCGCTGCGTGTCCGCAATGGCGACGGCGTGCGGGCGGTGTCGGTCGCCGAGGTGGTGGTGCCGGCCGAGACGGAGTCCGGCTCGTTGGCGCGTGACCTGATGGTGGCGTTGGCGCGGGCCGGCGTCACCGCGACCTGCAGCGGCGCCGACCGGCCGCGCTACGGCTACCTCGGCGTCGACTCCAACCTGCCGGACGCCCGCATCGTCGTCGGCGGCCCGAGTCAGAATGCGTTCACCAAAACTGTTCTGGCGAGGGCGCATCGGGACTACGCCGCCGAGGTCGACCGCCAACTGGCCCGTTCCGGCCGCGCCGCGGTGTGGGTGCCCGCGGCGGTGTCGTTGACCGAAGGCTGGGTGCCCGGCGCTGACCTGCGCGACCCGGCCGCGCTGCCGGTGCTGGTGATCGCGTCGGCCGACGACGCCGAACTCGGCGCCGCAGTGGCCTCGGTGGTCGCCGATTTGGCCGACGCGGAAATAACGATCGACCAGAAGGTGCCCTCCGGGATGCGGCACGGCGAGTCGCGGACCGTCGCGCTGTTGAACCGGGGGACACCGAGTTTCGCGGTCGACAGCGACGGCACCCTGCACACCGCGCTGATGCGCTCGTGCACCGGATGGCCGTCGCGGGCCTGGATCGACGACCCGCGGCGCACCGCGCCCGACGGCACCAGCTTTCAGCTGCAGCACTGGACGCACAGCTTCGACTACGCGCTCGTCGCCGGCGACGGCGATTGGCGCGAGGCGGCGATCCCGGCCCGCAGCGCCGAGTTCTCCGAGCCGTTACTGGCGGTCAAGCGGTCCGGCGGATCCGGCACGCTACCCGTGGCCGGCTCGCTGCTCGAGGTCGACGGCGCCCAACTGACCGCGCTCAAGCCGGCCGGAAACCCGTTGGTGCGCAGCAGTGCTCGGCCCGTCGACCCGGCGGCGGTGGCCCTGCGACTGGTCGAAACCCGTGGTCGCACCGTCGACGTCGAGGTGCGGTCCGCGCTGGGTAGCCTCTCGACCCTGCGGGCAGCCGACCTGCTGGAGAGCCCGCTGCCCGGCCGACCGGCCCGGCGGAACGCCACCCTGGACGGCTACCAGATCAGCACCGAGTTGGCCCGCCTGGAGATACCGCGTCTGATCGACTGCACGACAACGGCCTTGGCCCCGGACGCCGAGAACTGCCAGCCGCTGTATGCGCGGTACTGGCTGCACAACCGCGGGCCCGCTCCGCTGGGTGGCTTGCCGGTCGTCGCATATCTACATCCACATCGGGTCGCGGCCTCCGGAGAGGAGCTGGCGCTGCGGCTGACCATCGCCAGCGACAGCGTCGACGCGGAGCTCAACGGCGTTGTGACACTGGTCTGCCCGCCGGATTGGTCCGCGGAGTCGGTTCGTTTCGCACTGCCGCCCGGTGGGCATAGAAAATGCCCGGTGGCCGTGCGGATTCCGAAGCACGTCGAGCCAGGGGTCTATCCGGTTCGGGCGCAGCTGCGGGTCAGCGGCGATCACCTGCCGCCGTCGTGGCATCAGGTCGTGGAGGACGTGTGCCTGGTGACCGTCGGGGACGTCGACGAGCGCGCGCTGGTGTATTTGGTCGACGAGCCGGCTGATGTCGAAGTGGCAGCGGGTGATTCGGCAAAGTTGACCGTCACCGTCGGCAGCGCTGCCTGCGGCGAGCTGGCCCTTGAGGCGCATCTGGTCAGCCCGTGGGGGACCTGGGAATGGATCGGGCCGGCGACCCGGGGAGCAGTGCTGTCGGCTGGTGGCACTGCGGAGTTGACCTTCGACGTCGCTCCGCCGCCGTGGATCAAGCCGGGGCGGTGGTGGGCGCTGGTCAGGATCGGTTGCGCGGGCAACCTGGTCTATTCGCACGCGGTGAACGTGACAGTGCGATGA
- a CDS encoding ROK family protein: MLTLALDIGGTKIAAGLVDPAGALVHKTTCPTPKTDDAEHVWIALRQTIADAVEAAEGAISAVGIGCAGPIDSTAGTVSPINIPAWQEFPLRDRVAGVVLGARVVLAGDAVCMAVGEHWRGAGRRVGFMLGMVVSTGVGGGLVLDGVPYHGRTGNAGHVGHVVVEPHGQLCHCGSHGCVETVAAGPWMTRWALDNGWAGPPDADAAVLAEAAAAGDPVAVRAFHRGATALAAMIASVGAVCDLNCVVIGGGVAKSGRTLFDPLNAALADYTGLSFIRDLRVVPAALGGDAGLIGAAALASSAT, encoded by the coding sequence GTGTTGACCCTCGCCCTCGACATCGGTGGCACCAAGATCGCCGCCGGCCTTGTCGACCCGGCCGGTGCGCTGGTGCACAAGACCACCTGTCCCACCCCGAAAACCGATGATGCAGAACATGTTTGGATTGCACTTCGGCAGACGATCGCCGACGCGGTCGAAGCGGCCGAGGGCGCCATCAGCGCGGTCGGCATCGGTTGCGCGGGCCCCATCGACTCGACCGCCGGGACGGTCAGCCCGATCAACATCCCTGCGTGGCAAGAGTTTCCGCTGCGTGACCGGGTTGCGGGCGTGGTGCTAGGCGCGCGGGTGGTGCTGGCCGGCGACGCTGTCTGTATGGCGGTCGGTGAGCACTGGCGCGGCGCGGGCCGCCGCGTCGGTTTCATGCTCGGCATGGTCGTGTCCACCGGTGTGGGCGGGGGGCTGGTGCTCGATGGGGTGCCGTATCACGGGCGGACGGGCAATGCCGGCCACGTCGGCCACGTCGTCGTCGAACCCCACGGGCAGTTGTGCCACTGCGGCAGCCACGGGTGCGTCGAAACCGTCGCCGCCGGCCCATGGATGACGCGGTGGGCGTTGGACAACGGCTGGGCCGGCCCGCCGGACGCCGACGCCGCGGTGCTGGCCGAAGCGGCTGCCGCCGGTGATCCGGTCGCGGTGCGGGCATTCCACCGCGGCGCTACCGCGCTGGCCGCGATGATCGCCTCGGTCGGCGCGGTGTGCGACCTGAATTGTGTGGTCATCGGCGGGGGAGTGGCGAAATCGGGTCGGACGCTGTTCGATCCGCTCAATGCCGCGCTGGCCGACTACACCGGGTTGAGCTTCATTCGCGACCTGCGCGTGGTGCCGGCCGCGCTCGGCGGCGACGCCGGGCTGATCGGTGCGGCGGCGCTTGCCTCTTCTGCCACGTAA
- the rplJ gene encoding 50S ribosomal protein L10: MAQADKATAVADIAEQFKASTATVITEYRGLTVANLAELRRSLAGSATYSVAKNTLIKRAASEAGIEGLDQLFVGPTAIAFVSGEAVDAAKAIKKFAKDHKALVIKGGYMDGRALTVAEVEQIADLESREVLLAKLAGAMKANLSKAAGLFNAPASQVARLAAALQEKKAAEAPAEAAAPVAEAPAAEAESTEAPAETPAETTE; encoded by the coding sequence ATGGCCCAGGCTGACAAGGCCACCGCCGTTGCAGACATCGCTGAGCAGTTCAAGGCGTCGACCGCCACCGTGATCACCGAGTATCGCGGTCTGACCGTCGCCAACCTGGCCGAGCTGCGCCGGTCGCTGGCCGGCTCGGCGACATACTCGGTCGCCAAGAACACGCTGATCAAGCGTGCCGCATCGGAGGCCGGTATCGAAGGGCTCGACCAGCTCTTCGTCGGCCCGACCGCGATCGCGTTCGTCAGCGGCGAGGCCGTCGACGCCGCGAAGGCGATCAAGAAGTTCGCCAAGGACCACAAGGCGCTGGTCATCAAGGGCGGCTACATGGACGGTCGCGCGCTGACCGTCGCCGAAGTCGAGCAGATCGCCGACCTGGAGTCGCGCGAAGTCCTGCTCGCCAAGCTGGCCGGCGCGATGAAGGCCAACCTGTCCAAGGCGGCCGGGCTGTTCAACGCGCCCGCCTCGCAGGTCGCCCGGCTCGCTGCCGCGCTGCAAGAGAAGAAGGCTGCCGAGGCCCCCGCCGAAGCTGCCGCGCCCGTCGCTGAGGCGCCCGCCGCCGAGGCGGAATCGACCGAGGCTCCCGCGGAAACCCCCGCCGAGACCACCGAATAA
- a CDS encoding DinB family protein, giving the protein MPALASPVSDERSALREYLSYHQSAFFAVAYGLTDEQARLAPTVSALSVGGLVKHVTAMQRTWMARVAAAPEAPPKDPRPFEEVAKEFGDQHLMRPDETLAGLLAAFETQNAASLRLVETADLDAKVPVPQDIPWFPKGIKDWSVRWVILHVINELTRHSGHADIIRESIDGATMYELLAGLEGWSIEGWVQPWKPSADS; this is encoded by the coding sequence ATGCCCGCTCTCGCCTCGCCCGTATCCGACGAACGCAGCGCGCTGCGCGAGTACCTGTCCTATCACCAGAGCGCGTTCTTCGCGGTGGCCTACGGCCTGACCGACGAGCAGGCCCGCCTGGCGCCGACGGTCAGCGCGTTGTCGGTCGGTGGGCTGGTCAAGCACGTCACCGCCATGCAGCGCACCTGGATGGCACGGGTTGCGGCGGCACCGGAGGCACCGCCGAAAGATCCCCGGCCGTTCGAGGAGGTCGCCAAGGAATTCGGCGATCAGCACCTGATGCGGCCCGACGAGACGCTGGCCGGCCTGCTGGCAGCGTTCGAAACCCAGAACGCCGCGTCGCTGCGACTGGTCGAGACCGCCGACCTCGATGCGAAAGTGCCGGTGCCGCAGGATATTCCGTGGTTCCCGAAGGGCATCAAGGATTGGTCGGTGCGATGGGTCATCCTGCACGTGATCAACGAGCTGACCCGGCACTCCGGCCACGCCGACATCATCCGGGAGAGCATCGACGGCGCCACCATGTACGAGCTGCTCGCCGGGCTGGAGGGCTGGTCGATAGAGGGCTGGGTGCAGCCTTGGAAGCCCAGTGCTGACTCGTAG
- a CDS encoding TetR/AcrR family transcriptional regulator: MTSEIPRNVRDELLRVAVDTLNQDGPDGLQTRKIASAAGTSTMAVYTYFGGMPGLIAAVADEGLRQFDAALTMPSTSDPVADLIATRIAYRQYAIDRPHMYRLMFGSTSADGINAPAHDVVTLSVAEINEHYPSFAHVVRGVHRCMLAGRLAGSPDDDATVVATAAQFWAAVHGFVMLELAGYYGAQGSAVDSVLTALTTNLLVALGDSPELVHKSQHDAVQRS; this comes from the coding sequence ATGACTTCAGAAATTCCGCGAAACGTGCGTGACGAATTGCTCCGGGTTGCCGTCGACACGCTCAACCAGGACGGCCCCGACGGGCTGCAGACCCGCAAGATCGCCAGCGCTGCGGGCACGTCGACGATGGCGGTGTACACCTATTTCGGCGGAATGCCCGGGTTGATCGCAGCGGTTGCCGACGAGGGGTTGCGCCAATTCGACGCGGCGTTGACGATGCCGTCGACGTCGGATCCGGTCGCGGATCTGATAGCGACTCGGATCGCCTATCGGCAATACGCGATCGATCGCCCGCACATGTATCGGTTGATGTTCGGCAGCACCAGTGCAGACGGCATCAACGCGCCGGCGCACGACGTCGTCACCCTGAGCGTCGCCGAGATCAACGAGCACTATCCCAGCTTCGCCCACGTCGTACGCGGTGTGCACCGCTGCATGCTGGCCGGTCGACTGGCGGGGTCGCCCGACGACGACGCAACCGTCGTCGCTACCGCCGCACAGTTCTGGGCGGCCGTGCACGGCTTCGTGATGCTCGAGCTGGCGGGCTATTACGGCGCGCAGGGCAGCGCCGTCGACTCGGTGCTGACCGCGTTGACCACGAATCTTCTTGTCGCGCTGGGTGATTCACCGGAGCTGGTGCACAAGTCGCAGCACGACGCGGTGCAGCGGTCCTGA
- a CDS encoding alpha/beta fold hydrolase, which yields MQIRTGTARSGDLDIYYEDIGDPDHPAVLLIMGLGSQLLLWRDGFCGKLVDAGYRVIRYDNRDVGLSSKTERRKSGGSVIPNMVKFWIGLPGDADYRLEDMADDAAAILDHLEIDGAHIVGASMGGMIAQIFAARFNQRTRSLAVVFSSNNQPFLPPPAPKALLAILTGPRADAPVEVIADNSVRVWRTIGSPRYPAPEHRLRAEAIEGYERCHYPWGVARHFGAILASGSLARYDRQITAPTVVLHGKADKLQRPFGGRMVARLIRGARLVLIDGMGHDLPEQLWDRITGELTATFAQA from the coding sequence ATGCAAATCCGCACCGGCACAGCCCGTTCGGGCGACTTGGACATCTACTACGAAGACATCGGCGACCCCGACCACCCGGCGGTGCTGCTGATCATGGGGCTCGGATCGCAGCTGCTGCTGTGGCGCGACGGGTTCTGCGGGAAGCTCGTCGACGCCGGATACCGGGTGATCCGCTACGACAACCGCGACGTCGGCCTGTCCAGCAAGACCGAACGGCGCAAATCGGGTGGCTCGGTGATACCGAACATGGTCAAGTTCTGGATCGGACTGCCCGGCGACGCGGATTACCGGCTGGAAGACATGGCCGACGACGCCGCGGCGATACTCGACCACCTCGAGATCGACGGCGCGCACATCGTCGGCGCATCGATGGGCGGCATGATCGCCCAGATCTTCGCGGCGCGGTTCAATCAGCGCACCCGTTCGCTGGCGGTGGTGTTCTCCAGCAACAACCAGCCGTTCCTGCCGCCGCCGGCGCCGAAGGCCCTGCTGGCGATACTCACCGGTCCCCGGGCCGATGCACCGGTCGAGGTGATCGCCGACAACTCGGTGCGGGTCTGGCGGACCATCGGCAGCCCCCGCTACCCCGCGCCCGAGCACCGGTTGCGCGCCGAGGCGATCGAAGGCTACGAGCGTTGCCACTACCCGTGGGGCGTCGCCCGGCATTTCGGCGCGATCCTGGCCAGCGGCAGCCTGGCCCGTTACGACCGGCAGATCACCGCGCCGACCGTCGTCCTGCACGGCAAGGCAGACAAGTTGCAGCGGCCGTTCGGCGGCCGGATGGTTGCCCGGTTGATCCGCGGCGCCCGGCTGGTGCTGATCGACGGCATGGGCCATGACCTGCCCGAACAGCTGTGGGACCGGATCACCGGCGAGCTGACCGCGACGTTCGCTCAGGCCTGA
- the rplL gene encoding 50S ribosomal protein L7/L12 has translation MSKLSTDELLDAFKELTLLELSEFVKKFEETFEVTAAAPVAVAAAGPAAGGAPAEAAEEQSEFDVILEAAGDKKIGVIKVVREIVSGLGLKEAKDLVDGAPKPVLEKAPKEAAEEAKAKLEAAGATVSVK, from the coding sequence ATGTCCAAGCTGTCCACCGACGAATTGCTCGACGCTTTCAAGGAACTGACTCTGCTCGAGCTCTCGGAGTTCGTGAAGAAGTTCGAGGAGACCTTCGAGGTCACCGCCGCCGCTCCGGTCGCCGTGGCTGCTGCCGGCCCCGCCGCCGGTGGCGCGCCCGCCGAGGCCGCTGAGGAGCAGTCGGAGTTCGACGTCATCCTCGAGGCCGCCGGCGACAAGAAGATCGGCGTCATCAAGGTTGTCCGGGAGATCGTCTCCGGCCTGGGCCTGAAAGAGGCCAAGGACCTGGTCGACGGTGCGCCCAAGCCCGTGCTGGAGAAGGCGCCCAAGGAAGCTGCCGAGGAGGCCAAGGCCAAGCTCGAGGCGGCCGGCGCCACCGTCAGCGTCAAGTAG